The Sphingomonas sanxanigenens DSM 19645 = NX02 genome includes a region encoding these proteins:
- a CDS encoding cryptochrome/photolyase family protein, with protein sequence MPEPAPVLIFILGDQLSPGIASLRDLSPADAVVLMAEVSEETVYVRHHPKKIALILSAMRHFAADLREQGWRVDYIELEDPANSGSFTGALAAAVERHRPSEIRIVQPGEWRVQQMIDGWEARFGLPVRILRDDRFLCSIPAFRRWASRRQALTMEYFYRDMRRQTGLLMDDGQPAGGRWNYDAENRKTPPRGLNYPAPARFPPDAITRAVLDLVARRFGDHFGALEPFALPVTRAQALAALDQFIAAALPDFGDYQDAMVEGQDQLYHSMLSPALNCGLLVAREVAEAAERAWREGRVPLNAAEGFIRQIIGWREYVRGVYWMHMPDYAEANALGADRPLPEFYWTGETDMRCLAAAVDVTRREGWSHHIQRLMVLGNFAMLAGVDPKAISDWFLVVYADAYEWVELPNVVGMSQYADGGLLGSKPYAAGGAYINRMSDHCGRCRFDVKAKTGPDACPFNALYWDFLARHEARFRDNPRMRTMYATWHRMKPAQQDAYRASAAAFLAGVKPAADGWARAPLSTGVD encoded by the coding sequence GTGCCTGAGCCTGCGCCGGTCCTGATCTTCATTCTCGGCGACCAGTTGTCGCCCGGCATCGCCTCGCTGCGCGACCTCTCTCCCGCCGATGCCGTCGTGCTGATGGCCGAGGTTTCGGAAGAGACGGTCTATGTCCGGCATCATCCCAAGAAGATCGCGCTCATCCTTTCGGCGATGCGCCATTTCGCCGCCGACCTGCGCGAACAGGGCTGGCGGGTGGACTATATCGAGCTCGAAGATCCGGCGAACAGCGGCAGCTTCACCGGCGCGCTCGCGGCGGCAGTCGAGCGTCACCGCCCTAGCGAGATCCGCATCGTCCAGCCCGGCGAGTGGCGCGTCCAGCAGATGATCGACGGCTGGGAAGCGCGCTTCGGCCTGCCCGTCCGCATCCTCAGGGACGATCGCTTCCTCTGCTCGATCCCGGCGTTCCGGCGCTGGGCCTCCCGCCGGCAGGCGCTCACCATGGAATATTTCTACCGCGACATGCGCCGGCAGACCGGCCTGCTGATGGACGACGGCCAGCCGGCCGGCGGCCGCTGGAACTATGACGCGGAAAACCGCAAGACGCCGCCGCGCGGGCTGAACTATCCGGCGCCTGCCCGCTTCCCGCCCGATGCGATCACCCGCGCCGTGCTCGATCTCGTCGCGCGGCGTTTCGGCGATCATTTCGGCGCACTGGAGCCGTTCGCGCTGCCGGTCACCCGCGCCCAGGCGCTGGCCGCACTGGACCAATTCATCGCGGCGGCGCTGCCGGATTTCGGCGATTACCAGGACGCGATGGTGGAGGGGCAGGACCAGCTCTACCATTCCATGCTGTCGCCGGCGCTCAATTGCGGGCTGCTGGTGGCGCGCGAAGTCGCCGAGGCCGCGGAGCGTGCCTGGCGCGAAGGCCGGGTGCCGCTGAACGCCGCGGAAGGCTTCATCCGGCAGATCATCGGCTGGCGCGAATATGTGCGCGGCGTCTACTGGATGCACATGCCGGACTATGCCGAAGCCAACGCCCTCGGCGCGGACCGGCCGCTGCCAGAATTCTACTGGACCGGCGAGACCGACATGCGCTGCCTGGCCGCCGCGGTGGACGTCACCCGGCGCGAGGGCTGGTCGCACCACATCCAGCGGCTGATGGTCCTGGGCAACTTCGCGATGCTCGCCGGCGTCGACCCCAAGGCGATTTCCGACTGGTTCCTGGTGGTCTACGCCGATGCCTATGAGTGGGTGGAGCTGCCCAACGTCGTCGGCATGAGCCAATATGCCGATGGCGGCCTGCTCGGCTCCAAGCCCTATGCGGCGGGCGGCGCCTACATCAACCGGATGTCCGATCATTGCGGCCGTTGCCGTTTCGACGTGAAGGCCAAGACCGGCCCGGACGCCTGCCCCTTCAACGCGCTCTACTGGGATTTCCTGGCGCGGCACGAGGCCCGCTTCCGCGACAATCCGCGGATGCGCACCATGTACGCGACCTGGCACCGGATGAAGCCGGCGCAGCAGGATGCCTATCGCGCCAGCGCCGCCGCCTTCCTGGCCGGCGTGAAGCCGGCCGCCGATGGCTGGGCGCGCGCGCCTCTTTCGACAGGTGTCGATTGA
- a CDS encoding ABC transporter ATP-binding protein: protein MQPVIAVAGVGKTYKSGQVALRDIDLEIAKGEIFALLGPNGAGKTTLIGIICGVVNATSGTILVDGHDNVRDWRRARARIGLVPQELSTETFESVWATVNHSRGLFGKAPNKPFVEQLLKDLSLWEKRDAKIMTLSGGMKRRVLIAKALAHEPEILFLDEPTAGVDVSLRRDMWKLVRSLRERGVTIILTTHYIEEAEEMADRVGVIDKGRIILVEEKAALMRKLGKRRLTLTLEAPLAAIPAALARWDLRLEAEGTLLVYTFDAREEETGIPGLLRALHDLGIGFSDLDMEKSSLEDIFVDLVERAEAAE from the coding sequence ATGCAACCGGTGATTGCCGTCGCGGGTGTCGGCAAGACCTACAAATCCGGTCAGGTCGCGCTCCGCGACATCGACCTCGAAATCGCCAAGGGTGAGATCTTCGCATTGCTGGGGCCGAACGGCGCCGGCAAGACGACGCTGATCGGCATCATCTGCGGCGTCGTCAACGCGACGTCGGGCACGATCCTGGTCGACGGGCATGACAATGTCCGCGACTGGCGGCGCGCGCGCGCGCGGATCGGGCTGGTGCCGCAGGAGCTTTCGACCGAGACGTTCGAGAGCGTCTGGGCGACGGTCAATCATTCGCGCGGCCTGTTCGGCAAGGCGCCGAACAAGCCGTTCGTCGAGCAACTGCTCAAGGATCTTTCGCTCTGGGAAAAGCGCGACGCCAAGATCATGACGCTCTCCGGCGGCATGAAGCGGCGCGTGCTGATCGCCAAGGCGCTGGCGCACGAGCCCGAGATCCTGTTCCTCGACGAGCCGACCGCGGGCGTCGACGTTTCGCTCAGGCGGGACATGTGGAAGCTGGTGCGGTCGCTGCGCGAGCGCGGCGTCACCATCATCCTGACCACCCATTATATCGAGGAGGCCGAGGAGATGGCCGACCGCGTCGGCGTGATCGACAAGGGCCGCATCATCCTCGTCGAGGAAAAGGCCGCGCTGATGCGCAAGCTCGGCAAGCGGCGGCTGACCCTGACGCTGGAGGCACCGCTGGCGGCGATCCCCGCCGCGCTCGCGCGCTGGGATCTGCGCCTCGAGGCGGAGGGCACGCTGCTGGTCTACACCTTCGACGCGCGCGAGGAGGAGACCGGCATCCCTGGGCTGCTGCGCGCGCTCCACGATCTCGGCATCGGCTTCAGCGATCTCGACATGGAGAAGAGCTCGCTGGAGGACATCTTCGTCGACCTGGTCGAACGCGCGGAGGCGGCGGAATGA
- a CDS encoding ABC transporter permease: protein MNLLGTWALYRFEMARTLRTLWQSIAAPVITTALYFIVFGGAIGSRMQEVDGVQYGAFIVPGLIMLTLLTQSLSNASIGIYFPKWTGTIFELLSAPISPAEAVIAYVGAAATKSIVIGLIILLTATFFVPVRIDHPLAMITFLVLTSVTFSMMGFIIGIWAEGFEQLSFIPTLIVTPLTFLGGAFYSIDMLPGVWRTVSLFNPVVYLVSGFRWSFYGAGDVSVGLSLAFTGAFMLVCLAIIVWIFRTGYRLKQ from the coding sequence ATGAATCTTCTGGGTACCTGGGCGCTCTATCGCTTCGAGATGGCGCGGACGCTGCGCACCTTGTGGCAGTCGATCGCCGCGCCGGTGATCACCACCGCGCTCTATTTCATCGTCTTCGGCGGCGCGATCGGATCGCGCATGCAGGAGGTGGACGGCGTCCAATATGGCGCGTTCATCGTCCCCGGCCTGATCATGCTCACCCTGCTGACGCAGAGCCTGTCGAACGCCTCGATCGGCATCTATTTCCCCAAATGGACCGGCACGATCTTCGAGCTGCTGTCCGCCCCGATCTCCCCCGCCGAGGCGGTGATCGCCTATGTCGGCGCGGCGGCGACCAAGTCGATCGTGATCGGCCTGATCATCCTCCTGACCGCGACCTTCTTCGTGCCCGTCAGGATCGATCATCCGCTGGCGATGATCACCTTCCTGGTGCTGACCTCGGTCACGTTCAGCATGATGGGCTTCATCATCGGCATCTGGGCGGAAGGGTTCGAGCAGCTGAGCTTCATCCCGACGCTGATCGTGACGCCGCTGACCTTCCTCGGCGGCGCGTTCTACTCGATCGACATGCTGCCCGGCGTGTGGCGCACGGTCAGCCTGTTCAACCCGGTGGTCTATCTGGTCAGCGGCTTCCGCTGGAGCTTCTACGGCGCCGGCGACGTGAGCGTCGGGCTCAGCCTCGCCTTCACCGGCGCGTTCATGCTGGTGTGCCTGGCGATCATCGTGTGGATCTTCAGGACGGGGTATCGGCTGAAGCAGTAA
- a CDS encoding IS110 family transposase, giving the protein MQGKVEDKSLPEVHVGVDVSKANLDIHIHPVGEQLRVSNDSAGHDRLVEVLGRFAVKLVLMEPTSRYHRDVQRHLHDAGLPVALVNPLRARLFAEAAGKLAKTDAIDAAMLALMADRFGLSASEPVSRRQEELQELVSARTAALAEQTALRNRLSVTQGSFLKSEHKRRLSSIATHIDRIEVKIEELIKADAEMTRKAKILRSIPAIGPISTQAFLSYLHELGRITNKQAAALVGLAPFARDSGGMRGKRSIRGGRAELRSTLYMAALVASRRNPDLKRFYDGLLARGKAPKLALIAVARKLVALANTLITKNRVWAPKPA; this is encoded by the coding sequence ATGCAAGGAAAGGTCGAGGACAAGTCGCTGCCGGAGGTCCATGTCGGCGTCGATGTGAGCAAGGCCAATTTGGACATCCACATTCACCCGGTGGGCGAGCAGCTGCGGGTGAGCAACGACAGTGCCGGGCATGACCGCCTGGTCGAGGTGCTCGGCCGGTTCGCGGTGAAGCTGGTGCTGATGGAGCCGACGTCGCGCTATCATCGGGACGTCCAACGCCATCTGCATGATGCCGGACTGCCGGTGGCGCTCGTCAATCCGCTGAGGGCCAGGCTGTTCGCCGAGGCTGCCGGCAAACTCGCCAAGACCGATGCGATCGATGCCGCCATGCTGGCATTGATGGCCGATCGCTTCGGCCTCTCGGCATCCGAGCCGGTGAGCCGGCGGCAGGAGGAGCTTCAGGAACTCGTCAGCGCCCGCACCGCGGCGCTCGCCGAACAGACCGCGCTGCGCAACAGGCTCAGCGTCACGCAGGGCAGCTTCCTCAAGAGCGAACATAAAAGAAGGCTGAGCTCGATCGCCACGCATATCGATCGCATCGAGGTGAAGATCGAGGAACTGATCAAGGCTGATGCCGAGATGACGCGCAAAGCCAAAATCCTGCGATCCATCCCCGCCATCGGCCCCATCAGCACCCAGGCCTTCCTCTCATACCTCCACGAACTCGGCCGCATTACCAACAAGCAGGCCGCAGCCCTCGTCGGCCTCGCGCCCTTCGCCCGCGACAGCGGCGGCATGCGCGGCAAGCGATCCATACGCGGCGGACGCGCCGAGCTCAGATCCACCCTCTACATGGCCGCGCTCGTCGCCAGCCGCCGCAACCCCGACTTGAAGCGCTTCTACGATGGCCTTCTCGCGCGCGGAAAAGCTCCAAAGCTCGCCCTCATCGCCGTCGCACGAAAACTCGTCGCGCTTGCCAACACCCTCATCACCAAAAATCGCGTGTGGGCGCCCAAACCCGCTTGA
- the panC gene encoding pantoate--beta-alanine ligase: MQIIRQKKALDEALAAFRSEGHRVALVPTMGALHDGHMALIEEGKLRAQRVVASIFVNPKQFGANEDLSGYPRREMKDAEMLRAAGCALLWAPAVEEMYPEGFDTNISVGGVSADLDGASRPGHFDGVATVVTKLFNQIRPDVALFGEKDFQQLAVIRRMVTDLDIGIEIVGVPTQRDVDGLALSSRNAYLDDAERLAARAMPRALGEAAAAIAAGHDVGEAIERARATLARAGFDPIDYVELRDAETLAPVDRVERPARLLAAARIGAARLIDNLAIAPAAAAE; encoded by the coding sequence GTGCAAATCATCCGTCAGAAAAAGGCGCTGGACGAAGCCCTCGCCGCCTTTCGGAGCGAAGGGCACCGCGTCGCGCTCGTTCCCACCATGGGCGCGCTCCACGATGGCCATATGGCCTTGATCGAGGAAGGAAAGTTGCGCGCGCAGCGGGTCGTCGCCTCGATCTTCGTCAACCCGAAGCAGTTCGGCGCGAACGAGGATCTGAGCGGCTATCCCCGCCGCGAGATGAAGGATGCGGAGATGCTGCGCGCCGCCGGCTGCGCGCTGCTGTGGGCGCCTGCGGTCGAGGAAATGTATCCGGAGGGGTTCGACACCAATATTTCGGTGGGCGGCGTCAGCGCCGATCTCGACGGCGCCTCGCGCCCGGGCCATTTCGACGGCGTCGCGACGGTCGTCACCAAGCTGTTCAACCAGATCCGCCCGGACGTGGCGCTGTTCGGCGAGAAGGATTTCCAGCAACTCGCGGTCATCCGCCGGATGGTGACCGACCTCGACATCGGGATCGAGATCGTCGGCGTGCCCACCCAGCGCGACGTCGACGGCCTCGCTTTGTCATCGCGCAACGCCTATCTCGACGACGCCGAACGCCTGGCGGCCCGCGCGATGCCGCGCGCGCTGGGTGAGGCGGCGGCGGCGATCGCGGCGGGCCATGATGTCGGCGAGGCGATCGAACGTGCCCGCGCGACGCTCGCCAGGGCGGGGTTCGATCCGATCGACTATGTCGAACTGCGCGATGCCGAGACGCTGGCGCCGGTCGATCGGGTAGAGCGGCCCGCGCGGCTGCTGGCGGCGGCGCGGATCGGCGCCGCCCGGCTGATCGACAATCTGGCGATCGCCCCGGCGGCGGCCGCGGAGTAG
- a CDS encoding division plane positioning ATPase MipZ has product MSANSVHFIVFANEKGGTGKSTTAVHVAIALASAGRRVAALDLDSRQRTTARYIENRDATCRKVGVTLPTVRHGTFKGSTTEDLEEQIATLSEGMEFIVIDTPGRDDPYARLAASRANTLVTPMNDSFVDFDLIGQVDPDSYKVKRLSFYAELIWDARKERAKRDGGTIDWVVLRNRLQQLEARNMRRVGSALDELSRRVGFRVIPGLSERVIYRELFPSGLTLLDFAQIPEVGLGHIAARQELREMIAALALPDAVTRAA; this is encoded by the coding sequence ATGTCGGCCAATTCGGTTCATTTCATCGTGTTCGCCAACGAGAAGGGTGGCACAGGCAAATCCACCACCGCGGTGCATGTCGCGATCGCATTGGCGTCCGCCGGCCGCCGCGTCGCAGCCCTCGATCTCGACAGCCGGCAGCGGACCACCGCGCGCTATATCGAGAATCGCGACGCGACCTGCCGCAAGGTCGGCGTCACGCTGCCCACCGTGCGCCACGGCACCTTCAAGGGCAGCACGACGGAAGACCTCGAAGAGCAGATCGCCACGCTCAGCGAGGGCATGGAGTTCATCGTCATCGACACGCCGGGCCGTGACGATCCCTATGCGCGCCTCGCCGCCAGCCGGGCGAACACGCTGGTCACGCCGATGAACGACAGCTTCGTCGATTTCGACCTGATCGGCCAGGTCGATCCCGACAGCTACAAGGTGAAGCGGCTGAGCTTCTATGCCGAGCTGATCTGGGATGCCCGCAAGGAGCGCGCCAAGCGCGACGGCGGCACGATCGACTGGGTGGTGCTGCGCAACCGCCTGCAGCAGCTGGAGGCGCGCAACATGCGCCGGGTGGGCAGCGCGCTCGACGAGCTCTCGCGCCGCGTGGGCTTCCGGGTGATCCCGGGGCTGTCGGAACGCGTGATCTATCGCGAGCTGTTCCCCAGCGGGCTGACGCTGCTGGATTTCGCCCAGATTCCCGAAGTCGGGCTCGGTCACATCGCCGCGCGGCAGGAGCTGCGCGAGATGATCGCCGCGCTGGCACTGCCGGACGCGGTAACGCGCGCGGCCTGA
- the pgmG gene encoding phosphoglucomutase/phosphomannomutase PgmG: MSHKFDPTTLREYDIRGIVGKTLNPADATAIGRGFGTLLRRAGGTRAAVGYDGRHSSPLLEAALVQGLIASGIDVVRVGLGPTPMLYYAEAVLEVDGGIMITGSHNPPDYNGFKMVFQHRPFFGEDILKIGTMAAEGDWEEGEGTVTNADIMDMYVDRLIAGYQGGAFKVAWDAGNGAAGPVIEKLVKFLPGEHHLLYTDVDGDFPNHHPDPTEEKNLVDLKALVAEKGLDFGIGFDGDGDRIGAIDGKGRVVWGDQLLGILAEPVLKAVPGGTIIADVKTSQALYDRVAELGGKPLMWKTGHSLIKAKMKEVDSPLGGEMSGHIFFAWDYYGFDDAIYAAVRLMGAVRHSGKSLTELKDAMPAMVNTPEMRFQVDESRKFAVIEEVLQRLEADGADINRTDGARVNTPDGWWLLRASNTQDVLVARAEAKDEAGLERLLKQIDTQLELSHIARGEQAGH; the protein is encoded by the coding sequence ATGAGCCACAAGTTCGACCCAACGACGCTGCGCGAATATGACATTCGCGGGATCGTCGGGAAGACGCTGAACCCGGCGGATGCCACCGCGATCGGCCGCGGCTTCGGCACGCTGCTGCGTCGCGCCGGCGGCACCCGCGCCGCCGTGGGCTATGACGGCCGTCATTCGTCGCCGCTGCTGGAGGCGGCGCTGGTGCAGGGCCTGATCGCGAGCGGCATCGACGTCGTCCGCGTCGGCCTCGGTCCCACCCCGATGCTCTATTATGCCGAAGCCGTGCTCGAGGTCGATGGCGGCATCATGATCACCGGCAGCCACAACCCGCCCGACTATAACGGCTTCAAGATGGTGTTCCAGCACCGCCCCTTCTTCGGTGAGGACATCCTGAAGATCGGCACGATGGCGGCCGAGGGCGACTGGGAAGAGGGCGAAGGCACCGTCACCAACGCCGACATCATGGACATGTATGTCGACCGGCTGATCGCCGGCTATCAGGGCGGTGCCTTCAAGGTGGCGTGGGACGCGGGCAACGGTGCTGCGGGCCCGGTGATCGAGAAGCTGGTGAAGTTCCTGCCCGGCGAGCATCACCTGCTCTACACCGATGTCGACGGCGACTTCCCCAACCACCATCCCGATCCCACCGAGGAGAAGAACCTCGTCGACCTCAAGGCATTGGTCGCCGAGAAGGGGCTCGACTTCGGCATCGGCTTCGACGGCGACGGCGATCGCATCGGCGCGATCGACGGCAAGGGCCGCGTGGTGTGGGGCGACCAGCTGCTGGGGATCCTCGCCGAGCCGGTGCTGAAGGCGGTTCCCGGCGGCACCATCATCGCCGATGTGAAGACCAGCCAGGCGCTCTACGACCGCGTCGCCGAACTCGGTGGCAAGCCGCTGATGTGGAAGACCGGCCACAGCCTAATCAAGGCGAAGATGAAGGAAGTCGACAGCCCGCTCGGCGGCGAGATGAGCGGCCACATCTTCTTCGCCTGGGATTATTACGGCTTCGACGACGCGATCTATGCGGCGGTGCGGTTGATGGGCGCGGTGCGGCACAGCGGCAAGTCGCTGACCGAGCTCAAGGATGCGATGCCGGCAATGGTCAACACGCCGGAAATGCGCTTCCAGGTCGACGAATCGCGCAAGTTCGCGGTGATCGAGGAAGTGCTGCAGCGGCTGGAAGCCGACGGCGCCGACATCAACCGCACCGACGGCGCGCGCGTGAACACCCCCGACGGCTGGTGGCTGCTGCGCGCCTCCAACACCCAGGACGTGCTGGTGGCGCGTGCCGAGGCGAAGGACGAGGCCGGGCTGGAACGGCTGCTGAAGCAGATCGACACGCAGCTCGAACTGTCGCACATCGCGCGCGGGGAGCAGGCGGGGCACTGA
- a CDS encoding [protein-PII] uridylyltransferase: MSNRFDALPNRRAIIDRRVLADAIAALDPKVGDPALRAAVAGLLRQALADGRAEIAKRLDEHPSRGLEAASGQAFLIDQLLRLIFDFVTHSLYPINNPTAGERIVLVAVGGYGRGEMAPFSDVDIAFLTPWKQTGWTEQVIESMLYLLWDLGLKVGHSSRSLDEMVRMAKADLTIRTALLEGRYVWGDQALYDQAAERFDREVMAGTARTFVAEKLAERDARHRKMGDSRYVVEPNVKEGKGGLRDLHTLFWIGKYVHSVRSVAELVDAGLLTREELRRFQRAENFLWAVRCHLHALSGRGEDRLTFDVQREIAVKMRYADRPGKSAVERFMQHYFLTAKQVGDVTGLFLAHLDEQHAARGRRFGLPAIMRRAPKKLEGFVLDRGRLALPSEDFFQEDPVRLIQIFALADEQGLEIHPLAMRAASRDARRIDNGVRRDRRANAFFMDVLTSPRDPETVLRWMNEASVFGRFVPDFGRVVAQMQFDMYHHYTVDEHTVRAIGLLSKIEKGALETDHPLATAIMDQIVSRRVLYVAVLLHDIAKGRAGDHSVLGAEVALKLCPRFGMTPAETETVAWLVRRHLLMSATAFKRDLSDFKTVLDFVQAVQSPERLRLLLVLTVVDIRAVGPGVWNGWKRQLLSDLYDAAEEVLRLGHKQRGRGERVVAKQAELRRLLGWTDEAFDALVRRLPESYWIAESVDVLERNAKQVAEADVPLSIAAQVYPARDATLVTVYASDHPGLFYRIAGAIHLAGASIIDARIHTTRDGMALDNFLVQDQRGGPFDGEDRLQRIVRTIEDALANRNRLNERLQARPLAKIRAEAFSIEPVVLIDNKASNRYTVIEVNARDRPALLNALAYALFQSKVTIHSAHIATYGERAVDTFYITDLIGDKIDGALRLQALETRLLDAAAGRESELEAA, encoded by the coding sequence ATGTCAAATCGCTTCGATGCCCTTCCCAACCGCCGCGCGATCATCGACCGTCGCGTGCTTGCCGATGCGATCGCCGCGCTCGATCCCAAGGTGGGTGATCCCGCACTGCGCGCCGCGGTCGCCGGCCTGTTGCGCCAGGCGCTCGCCGATGGGCGCGCGGAGATCGCCAAGCGGCTGGACGAGCATCCCTCGCGCGGGCTCGAGGCGGCGAGCGGCCAGGCCTTCCTGATCGACCAGTTGCTGCGGCTGATCTTCGACTTCGTCACCCACAGCCTCTATCCGATCAACAACCCCACTGCGGGCGAACGGATCGTGCTGGTTGCGGTGGGCGGCTATGGCCGCGGCGAGATGGCGCCCTTCTCGGATGTCGACATCGCCTTCCTCACCCCCTGGAAGCAGACCGGCTGGACCGAGCAGGTCATCGAATCGATGCTCTATCTGCTGTGGGATCTCGGCCTCAAGGTGGGCCATTCCAGCCGCTCGCTCGACGAGATGGTGCGCATGGCCAAGGCGGATCTCACCATCCGCACCGCCTTGCTCGAAGGCCGCTATGTGTGGGGAGATCAGGCGCTCTACGATCAGGCGGCGGAGCGCTTCGACCGGGAGGTGATGGCGGGCACCGCGCGCACCTTCGTCGCGGAGAAGCTGGCCGAGCGCGACGCGCGCCATCGCAAGATGGGCGATAGCCGCTATGTCGTCGAACCCAATGTGAAGGAGGGGAAGGGCGGGCTGCGCGACCTCCACACCTTGTTCTGGATCGGCAAATATGTGCACAGCGTCCGCTCGGTCGCCGAGCTGGTCGATGCCGGGCTGCTCACGCGTGAGGAACTGCGCCGCTTCCAGCGCGCCGAAAACTTCCTGTGGGCGGTGCGGTGCCATCTTCACGCGCTGTCCGGCCGCGGCGAGGACCGGCTGACGTTCGACGTCCAGCGCGAGATCGCGGTCAAGATGCGCTATGCCGACCGGCCGGGGAAGAGCGCGGTCGAGCGCTTCATGCAGCATTATTTCCTGACCGCGAAGCAGGTGGGCGATGTCACCGGCCTGTTCCTCGCGCATCTCGACGAGCAGCACGCCGCGCGCGGCCGCCGCTTCGGCCTGCCCGCGATCATGCGCCGCGCGCCCAAGAAGCTCGAGGGTTTCGTGCTCGATCGCGGCAGGCTCGCGCTGCCGTCCGAGGATTTCTTCCAGGAAGATCCGGTGCGGTTGATCCAGATCTTCGCGCTGGCCGACGAGCAGGGGCTGGAGATCCATCCGCTGGCGATGCGTGCCGCCTCGCGGGATGCGCGGCGGATCGACAATGGCGTGCGCCGCGACCGCCGCGCCAACGCCTTCTTCATGGATGTACTGACCTCGCCGCGTGACCCCGAGACGGTGCTGCGCTGGATGAACGAGGCGAGCGTGTTCGGCCGCTTCGTGCCCGACTTCGGCCGCGTCGTCGCGCAGATGCAGTTCGACATGTATCATCACTACACCGTCGACGAGCACACGGTGCGCGCGATCGGCCTGCTTTCGAAGATCGAGAAGGGCGCGCTCGAAACCGATCATCCGCTTGCGACCGCGATCATGGATCAGATCGTCTCGCGGCGGGTGCTCTACGTCGCGGTGCTGCTGCACGACATCGCAAAGGGCCGCGCCGGCGACCACAGCGTGCTCGGCGCGGAGGTGGCGCTCAAGCTCTGCCCGCGCTTCGGCATGACCCCGGCCGAGACCGAGACCGTCGCCTGGCTTGTCCGCCGCCATCTGCTGATGTCCGCCACCGCGTTCAAGCGCGACCTCTCGGATTTCAAGACGGTGCTCGATTTCGTCCAGGCGGTGCAGTCTCCCGAGCGGCTCCGCTTGCTGCTGGTGCTGACCGTGGTCGATATCCGCGCGGTCGGCCCCGGGGTGTGGAACGGCTGGAAGCGCCAGCTCCTCTCCGACCTCTATGACGCGGCGGAGGAAGTGCTGCGGCTGGGCCACAAGCAGCGCGGCCGCGGCGAACGCGTCGTTGCCAAGCAGGCGGAACTCAGGAGGCTGCTCGGCTGGACCGACGAGGCGTTCGACGCGCTCGTCAGGCGCCTGCCCGAATCCTACTGGATCGCCGAATCGGTCGATGTGCTCGAACGCAATGCGAAGCAGGTTGCGGAAGCGGATGTGCCGCTCTCGATCGCGGCACAGGTCTATCCGGCCCGCGACGCGACCCTCGTGACCGTCTATGCCAGCGACCATCCCGGCTTGTTCTACCGGATCGCCGGTGCCATCCACCTCGCCGGCGCCAGCATCATCGACGCACGCATCCACACCACGCGCGACGGCATGGCGCTCGATAACTTCCTTGTGCAGGATCAGCGCGGCGGCCCGTTCGACGGGGAAGACCGGCTGCAGCGGATCGTCCGCACGATCGAGGATGCGCTGGCCAATCGCAACCGCCTCAACGAGCGGCTGCAGGCGCGGCCGCTCGCCAAGATCCGCGCGGAGGCCTTCTCGATCGAGCCGGTGGTGCTGATCGATAACAAGGCGTCGAACCGCTACACGGTGATCGAGGTCAACGCGCGCGACCGGCCGGCGCTGCTCAATGCGCTGGCCTATGCGCTGTTCCAGTCGAAGGTCACGATCCACTCGGCGCACATCGCCACCTATGGCGAGCGCGCGGTCGATACCTTCTACATAACCGACCTGATCGGCGACAAGATCGACGGCGCGCTGCGGCTCCAGGCGCTGGAGACGCGGCTGCTCGACGCCGCGGCGGGTCGGGAGAGCGAGCTGGAGGCGGCGTAG
- a CDS encoding type II toxin-antitoxin system RelE/ParE family toxin has translation MSLPVYAPRADQDLRALFEMIGADDIDAAERFIGKIRRLILRLGDFPMSGPARPELGDGLRSLSIGAYVILYRVLADDVLIVRVVHSARDLPRILRDDA, from the coding sequence ATGAGCCTGCCGGTTTATGCTCCGCGAGCGGACCAGGATCTGCGCGCGCTTTTCGAGATGATCGGCGCCGATGATATCGATGCTGCCGAACGGTTTATCGGGAAGATCCGGCGGTTGATTCTGCGGCTCGGAGATTTTCCGATGAGCGGCCCCGCACGGCCAGAACTGGGCGATGGCTTGCGATCGCTCAGCATCGGCGCCTACGTCATCCTCTATCGCGTGCTGGCCGATGATGTGCTGATCGTGCGCGTCGTCCACAGCGCACGCGATTTGCCACGGATCCTGCGCGACGACGCGTGA
- a CDS encoding type II toxin-antitoxin system ParD family antitoxin: MGVVRKISIALTEELAMDVDQAVASGDYASSSEVIREALRQWKQQREADLAHIAELRRLVQEGLDSGEPQPVTDAWFDDIIARGKARLAAHKVGE, from the coding sequence ATGGGAGTTGTCCGCAAGATCAGCATTGCCTTGACCGAGGAACTGGCGATGGACGTCGATCAGGCCGTCGCCAGCGGCGATTATGCGAGCAGCAGCGAGGTAATCCGCGAGGCATTGCGCCAGTGGAAGCAGCAGCGTGAGGCTGATTTGGCCCATATCGCGGAACTGCGTCGGTTGGTGCAGGAAGGGTTGGACAGCGGCGAGCCGCAGCCAGTTACCGACGCGTGGTTTGACGATATCATTGCGCGGGGCAAGGCGCGGCTGGCAGCACACAAAGTCGGCGAATGA